In Lentimicrobiaceae bacterium, the following are encoded in one genomic region:
- the bamD gene encoding outer membrane protein assembly factor BamD, with amino-acid sequence MFRKPVFIIVAAALLLLVSCSRYQKLLKSSDNNQKYERALVYYEKGDYYRSMQLLEQLQSIFNGTDKSEKISYYYAYCYYQQGDFMSASYYFKRFAKNFPSSKFAEECAYMSAYCNYLDSPDYNLDQTNTLEALKEMQLFINTYPNSERVQQCNDLMDKLRAKLERKAFEIAQLYLKMSDYKAAIISYKNVLKEYPDTPHKEQILFDLLKANYKYAVNSITSKQKERYQAAMDAYNIFASAFPESSQMSQAKSMYKNSQKALEIQ; translated from the coding sequence ATGTTTAGAAAACCGGTTTTCATAATTGTAGCAGCAGCTTTATTGCTGCTTGTATCCTGCAGTAGGTATCAGAAATTATTAAAAAGTTCCGACAATAACCAGAAATACGAACGGGCATTAGTATATTACGAAAAAGGTGATTATTATCGTAGTATGCAACTTCTTGAGCAACTGCAAAGCATTTTTAACGGAACCGATAAGTCGGAAAAGATAAGTTATTATTATGCCTACTGTTATTACCAGCAAGGCGATTTCATGTCGGCAAGTTATTACTTCAAACGGTTTGCTAAAAACTTTCCAAGCAGCAAATTTGCTGAAGAATGTGCATATATGAGTGCATATTGTAATTATCTCGATTCACCCGATTACAATCTCGATCAGACAAATACCCTGGAAGCCCTCAAAGAAATGCAGTTGTTTATTAATACATATCCCAATAGCGAGAGGGTACAACAGTGTAATGACCTCATGGATAAACTTCGTGCAAAGTTAGAACGCAAAGCCTTTGAAATTGCGCAACTTTATTTGAAGATGTCGGATTATAAAGCCGCTATAATTTCTTACAAAAATGTACTGAAGGAATATCCCGATACGCCCCACAAAGAACAGATTCTGTTTGATCTGCTGAAAGCCAATTACAAATATGCAGTTAACAGTATAACATCCAAACAAAAAGAAAGATACCAGGCTGCGATGGACGCATATAACATTTTTGCATCTGCATTTCCCGAAAGCAGCCAGATGAGTCAGGCTAAAAGCATGTATAAAAACTCACAAAAAGCATTAGAAATACAATAA
- a CDS encoding DNA-directed RNA polymerase subunit omega — protein sequence MEYKKLKIDLLAVTRNMEQLNAPTGNIYETVNILSKRANQISKEIKEELGSKILEFSTPSDNLEEVFENREQIEIAKYYEHIPKASLVSTYEFLNNELYFRNPAKEIAPDQF from the coding sequence ATGGAATATAAAAAACTTAAGATTGATTTATTGGCAGTTACACGTAATATGGAGCAACTGAATGCTCCGACAGGAAACATTTACGAAACAGTGAATATCCTCTCAAAAAGAGCCAACCAAATCAGCAAAGAAATTAAAGAAGAACTCGGTTCAAAAATTCTTGAGTTTTCAACCCCCTCCGATAACCTGGAAGAGGTTTTTGAAAACCGTGAGCAGATTGAAATAGCCAAATACTACGAACATATTCCAAAAGCATCATTGGTTTCTACGTATGAATTTCTGAATAACGAATTATATTTCCGCAATCCAGCCAAAGAAATTGCACCTGATCAGTTTTAA
- the coaBC gene encoding bifunctional phosphopantothenoylcysteine decarboxylase/phosphopantothenate--cysteine ligase CoaBC, whose protein sequence is MLLQGKKIIICITGSIAAYKIPLLIRLLKKEGAEVQIIVTPAAKDFVTPLTLSTLSQNPVLCDAFSLADGKWNSHIELGRWADLMLFAPLSANTLAKMANGIADNLLLTTYLAARCPIFFAPAMDMDMYQHPATQKNVKILQSFGNTLIAPREGELASGLCGAGRMEEPETIVEIFKQYFHAQQDFLGKKVLISAGPTYENIDPVRFIGNYATGTMGYALANEFNKRGASVTLVSGPTHLTSEDVNINVVHVTSAEEMKNACLLHAKDADIIIMAAAVADFTPVTPHSTKIKKSDHIDLTLRLQPTTDILAALSKQKHKNQYIAGFALETDNEIENAKKKLADKNLDLIILNSLKEPGAGFGYSTNKITTLDKKGNIVSYDVKMKQEVAKDIADTIQKQAAKPAR, encoded by the coding sequence ATGCTTTTGCAAGGAAAAAAAATTATCATTTGCATTACAGGTAGCATTGCAGCCTATAAAATTCCATTGCTCATCCGCCTGTTGAAAAAAGAAGGAGCTGAAGTACAAATAATTGTTACTCCTGCGGCAAAGGATTTTGTTACCCCGCTCACCCTCTCTACATTATCGCAAAATCCGGTATTATGCGATGCCTTCAGCCTTGCCGACGGAAAATGGAACAGCCATATAGAACTTGGCAGATGGGCAGATTTAATGCTTTTCGCTCCGTTAAGCGCAAATACTCTTGCAAAAATGGCTAATGGAATAGCGGATAATCTGTTACTTACAACGTATCTTGCTGCACGTTGCCCTATATTTTTTGCTCCCGCAATGGATATGGATATGTATCAGCATCCTGCCACGCAGAAAAATGTTAAAATTCTACAATCGTTTGGCAACACCCTTATTGCACCCCGTGAAGGAGAACTTGCCAGTGGGTTATGCGGAGCAGGCAGAATGGAAGAGCCGGAAACTATAGTTGAAATATTTAAACAATATTTTCATGCACAGCAGGATTTTTTGGGTAAAAAAGTACTGATTAGTGCAGGCCCAACTTACGAAAATATTGATCCCGTACGTTTTATAGGTAATTATGCAACAGGTACCATGGGCTATGCCTTGGCAAACGAATTTAATAAACGTGGCGCTTCGGTAACCCTGGTAAGCGGACCCACACATTTAACATCAGAAGATGTAAACATTAATGTTGTACATGTTACCTCTGCCGAAGAAATGAAAAATGCCTGCCTGTTGCATGCTAAGGACGCTGACATTATTATCATGGCAGCAGCGGTGGCAGATTTTACACCCGTAACGCCCCATTCAACAAAAATTAAAAAGTCAGATCATATAGATTTAACTCTCCGGTTACAGCCCACAACGGATATTCTTGCGGCGTTATCAAAACAAAAGCACAAAAATCAGTATATTGCAGGGTTTGCTCTCGAAACCGACAATGAAATTGAGAACGCCAAAAAGAAACTTGCAGATAAAAATCTTGATCTCATCATATTGAACTCTTTAAAAGAACCGGGAGCAGGTTTTGGGTATTCCACAAACAAAATAACTACACTTGATAAAAAAGGGAATATTGTTTCTTACGATGTAAAAATGAAACAAGAAGTAGCTAAGGACATTGCTGACACAATTCAAAAGCAGGCAGCAAAACCTGCCAGATAG
- a CDS encoding L-threonylcarbamoyladenylate synthase, whose amino-acid sequence MLLKIHGLNPSERQLLLVADCLRSGGVIIYPTDTVYGLGCDITQSKAIERIAQLKGIKKEKAQFSFICNTLSQLSEFTLPIDNHIFRLMRKTLPGPFTFIVKANSKVPNLLQSKKKTVGIRIPDHAVPLALVQLLGNPILTTSVHDDDEIIEYTTDPELIYEKYKKKVDIVIDSGFGGNLASTVLDCTGDEIQILRQGKGEININDL is encoded by the coding sequence ATGTTATTAAAAATTCATGGACTCAATCCGTCGGAGCGGCAATTACTACTGGTGGCAGATTGTCTCAGAAGCGGAGGAGTAATTATTTATCCTACTGATACCGTGTATGGACTGGGTTGCGATATTACACAATCCAAGGCTATTGAGCGCATAGCACAACTTAAAGGTATCAAAAAGGAGAAAGCCCAGTTTTCATTTATCTGCAATACGCTTAGCCAACTATCTGAATTTACTTTGCCTATTGATAATCATATTTTCCGTTTAATGCGCAAGACCCTTCCGGGTCCATTTACTTTTATTGTTAAAGCCAACAGCAAAGTTCCCAACCTGTTGCAGTCAAAGAAAAAGACCGTTGGAATCAGAATTCCTGACCATGCGGTACCCCTTGCCCTTGTGCAATTGCTGGGTAACCCCATACTTACTACCTCGGTGCACGACGATGACGAAATAATTGAATATACCACCGACCCCGAACTGATTTACGAAAAATATAAAAAAAAGGTGGATATCGTCATTGACTCGGGTTTTGGTGGAAATTTGGCTTCTACCGTGCTGGATTGTACGGGCGATGAAATACAAATTCTAAGACAGGGAAAAGGTGAAATAAACATTAACGATCTGTAA